One region of Pseudomonas alvandae genomic DNA includes:
- a CDS encoding efflux RND transporter permease subunit → MNSYTRSAEHETTPKPDVFDPSSGTLVERLLFNHRSVILGICVLLSLVLGYQALSLKLNAAFEKMIPTDHPYVQNYLKNRGQLGEGGNTLRIAIEAKQGSIFDASYLETVKKINDEVFLLPGVDRSYMKSLWTPATRWIGVTEEGFDGGPVIPDNYDGSADSLEQIRQNVERSGEVGRLVAANFKSSIVLLPLQETASDDGQPLDYNTLSSQLEQIRAKYETENIKIHITGFAKVVGDLIDGMRQMQMFFAATLIICGIVLYWYTRCVRSTLLVLLCSIIAVVWLLGLLPTLGFDLDPYSILVPFLVFAIGLSHGAQKMNGIMQDIGRGADKLVAARFTFRRLFLTGLMALVADAVGFAVLMIIKIPVIQDLAVAATIGVLTLIFTNLILLPILLSYTGVSKAAALREAANDKFSQLDAHHARHPFWAFLDLFTERKWASGAIIIAVMLGAAGFAVSLHVKIGDLNPGAPELRPESRYNTDNRFMVSNFSASSDKYVVMVKTPQYYCANYQTLVSVDALEAQLQQLPGVVSTTSLAALSKQAAAGMNEGSMTWYEIPRNQGLLNAIITRAPRELFNQNCDLLTVYVYLTDHKADTLTSVVQTVEQFAATHNTDQIQFLNAAGNAGIEAATNIVVKRSNVQMLFMVYAAVIALCFITFRSWRAVVCTVLPLMLTSILCEALMVGLNIGVKVATLPVIALGVGIGVDYALYILSVTLTNLRNGSSLSDAYYLALLSTGKVVVMTGITLGIAVLTWVLSPIKFQADMGILLGFMFIWNMVGALILVPALAHFLLKPKPQIVSI, encoded by the coding sequence ATGAATAGCTATACACGCTCTGCAGAGCACGAAACCACCCCTAAGCCGGATGTATTCGACCCATCCTCCGGCACTCTGGTTGAACGGCTTTTGTTCAATCATCGCAGTGTCATCCTAGGCATTTGCGTGTTACTCAGCCTGGTACTGGGCTACCAGGCACTGAGTTTGAAGCTCAATGCTGCCTTCGAAAAAATGATCCCAACGGATCACCCTTATGTGCAGAACTATCTGAAGAATCGAGGCCAACTGGGCGAGGGGGGCAACACTCTACGTATCGCGATCGAGGCAAAGCAGGGCAGCATCTTCGATGCCTCGTACCTTGAGACGGTCAAGAAAATCAATGACGAGGTATTTCTGTTACCTGGCGTAGATCGCTCATACATGAAGTCGCTGTGGACGCCCGCGACCCGTTGGATCGGCGTGACGGAGGAGGGCTTCGACGGCGGTCCGGTAATACCTGACAATTACGATGGGTCAGCCGATAGCCTGGAGCAGATTCGACAGAACGTCGAACGCTCGGGAGAGGTTGGCCGCCTGGTCGCTGCCAACTTCAAGTCCAGCATCGTGCTATTGCCCCTTCAGGAAACTGCATCCGACGACGGTCAGCCGCTCGATTACAACACCCTTTCAAGTCAGCTTGAACAGATCCGGGCAAAGTACGAAACCGAAAACATCAAGATCCACATCACCGGCTTCGCCAAGGTGGTGGGTGACCTGATCGACGGCATGCGTCAGATGCAGATGTTCTTTGCCGCCACTTTGATCATCTGCGGCATCGTGTTGTATTGGTACACCCGCTGCGTGCGCAGCACCTTGTTGGTGCTGCTGTGCTCGATCATCGCTGTGGTTTGGTTGCTCGGCTTGCTGCCTACTCTGGGGTTTGATCTTGACCCGTACTCAATCCTCGTTCCGTTTCTGGTATTTGCCATAGGCTTGAGCCATGGCGCGCAGAAGATGAACGGGATCATGCAGGACATCGGACGTGGCGCCGACAAACTGGTGGCAGCACGCTTCACCTTTCGCCGTCTGTTTTTGACCGGGTTGATGGCGCTGGTGGCGGATGCCGTGGGTTTCGCGGTTCTGATGATCATCAAGATTCCGGTAATCCAGGACCTGGCCGTTGCCGCGACGATCGGCGTGCTGACGTTGATTTTCACCAACCTGATTCTGTTGCCGATCCTGTTGTCGTACACCGGTGTCAGCAAGGCGGCAGCGTTGCGTGAAGCGGCTAACGACAAGTTCTCGCAGCTAGACGCTCACCACGCCCGACATCCATTTTGGGCGTTTCTGGATCTATTCACCGAGCGCAAATGGGCGAGCGGTGCAATCATTATCGCCGTGATGCTGGGGGCCGCCGGGTTTGCCGTCAGCCTGCACGTGAAGATCGGTGACCTGAATCCTGGAGCACCGGAGCTGCGTCCCGAATCGCGCTACAACACCGACAATCGCTTTATGGTCAGTAACTTTTCCGCCAGCAGCGATAAGTACGTCGTGATGGTAAAAACCCCCCAATACTATTGCGCCAATTACCAAACATTGGTGTCGGTCGACGCGCTGGAAGCGCAGCTTCAGCAGTTGCCTGGGGTGGTATCGACGACTTCTTTAGCCGCGCTGAGTAAGCAGGCTGCAGCGGGTATGAATGAAGGCAGCATGACCTGGTATGAGATACCGCGTAATCAAGGGCTATTGAACGCGATCATCACACGTGCACCACGTGAACTTTTTAACCAGAATTGCGATTTGCTCACGGTTTATGTCTACCTTACGGACCATAAGGCGGACACGCTCACCAGTGTGGTGCAGACCGTCGAGCAGTTCGCGGCGACTCATAACACTGATCAGATCCAGTTCTTGAATGCGGCAGGAAATGCCGGGATCGAAGCAGCCACGAACATCGTCGTGAAGCGTTCGAATGTACAGATGCTCTTCATGGTCTATGCAGCCGTTATCGCTCTGTGTTTTATCACTTTCAGATCCTGGCGAGCTGTCGTATGCACAGTGTTGCCGCTGATGCTGACATCTATTTTGTGCGAAGCCTTGATGGTGGGGCTCAACATCGGCGTGAAGGTCGCGACGCTGCCCGTGATTGCGCTGGGGGTTGGCATCGGGGTGGATTATGCGCTGTACATCCTTAGCGTGACCCTGACCAACCTGCGTAATGGTTCAAGCCTGTCCGATGCTTACTATCTGGCCCTGCTCTCGACAGGGAAAGTGGTGGTGATGACGGGGATTACCTTGGGTATTGCCGTACTGACCTGGGTGTTGTCTCCCATTAAGTTCCAAGCAGATATGGGCATCCTGCTCGGCTTCATGTTCATCTGGAACATGGTGGGTGCATTGATACTGGTGCCGGCGCTCGCTCATTTCCTCCTCAAGCCAAAACCGCAGATTGTGAGTATTTGA
- a CDS encoding WD40/YVTN/BNR-like repeat-containing protein — protein MRIQNPRVSYQHPFKALMLSVSIITALTGVAAAQPGGLSVQPSITSAMAAKSVMLSVARAGQRLVAVGERGFIVVSEDNGGSWRQVRSPVSMTLVKVRFLDDLEGWAVGHAGVVLHSRDGGLNWDKQLDGVLAADIELQEAKQVAEAARDAEKAQERLAQAQQLVDDGPDKPFLDLLFVDARNGIVVGAYGLAFVTHDGGLTWQSMRSRIDNPSGLHLYSIERVGTDLFIAGEQGTLLRSSDEGKTFESLASPYEGTTFGLQSTNAGSILAFGLRGKAFESKDRGDTWQRLDTLQPVTLTSGLRLEDGSVLLADESGRVLRFQQGSTKASVLKITQPSYFTGMAQAANGSLIISSARGMLSSADAVESPEQINE, from the coding sequence ATGAGAATTCAAAATCCCAGGGTTTCATACCAACATCCGTTCAAGGCGTTGATGCTAAGTGTGTCAATCATAACGGCGCTCACCGGCGTAGCTGCGGCACAGCCTGGCGGACTGTCGGTGCAGCCATCAATCACAAGCGCCATGGCAGCTAAGTCGGTCATGCTGAGTGTCGCGAGGGCAGGTCAACGCCTTGTGGCGGTTGGCGAAAGAGGGTTCATTGTTGTATCTGAGGATAACGGTGGTAGCTGGAGGCAAGTCAGGTCCCCTGTCAGTATGACCCTTGTCAAAGTTCGCTTTCTCGACGACCTCGAAGGTTGGGCAGTCGGACACGCTGGGGTGGTCCTGCACAGCCGGGATGGCGGACTAAACTGGGACAAGCAGTTGGACGGCGTTCTGGCCGCTGATATCGAATTGCAAGAAGCCAAGCAAGTCGCTGAAGCTGCTCGAGACGCAGAAAAAGCGCAAGAGCGTTTAGCTCAAGCACAGCAACTCGTGGACGATGGCCCCGACAAACCTTTTCTCGATCTACTCTTCGTGGACGCCAGAAACGGGATAGTCGTTGGTGCTTATGGCTTGGCTTTTGTTACTCACGACGGTGGGCTCACCTGGCAATCGATGCGCTCCCGTATTGATAACCCAAGCGGATTGCATCTCTACAGCATCGAACGGGTGGGAACGGATCTGTTCATTGCTGGCGAGCAGGGTACGCTGTTGCGTTCCAGTGACGAGGGCAAGACCTTCGAGTCACTGGCGTCACCTTATGAAGGCACGACTTTCGGACTTCAATCTACCAACGCCGGATCAATTCTAGCGTTTGGGCTGCGCGGTAAAGCTTTCGAGTCCAAGGACCGCGGTGATACCTGGCAGCGTCTCGACACCTTGCAGCCGGTCACGTTGACTAGTGGTCTGCGTCTTGAGGATGGCTCCGTGCTCCTTGCTGATGAGTCGGGGAGAGTGCTGCGCTTTCAGCAGGGCAGTACCAAAGCCTCTGTCCTGAAGATCACTCAACCGAGTTATTTCACAGGTATGGCGCAGGCCGCAAACGGCAGCCTGATCATCAGCAGCGCACGGGGCATGCTGTCGTCCGCAGATGCAGTGGAATCGCCGGAGCAGATCAATGAATAG
- a CDS encoding DUF1329 domain-containing protein — MIKIKLLLLSTLSISLSVGTALAAVSPDEAAKLKTTLTPMGAEKAGNADGSIPAWTGGLTKDVAGAKFGDVPADPFPGEKPLLQINAKNAAQYADKLSEGTKALLAKFPDTFHLDVYPTHRSAAAPDSVYQNTFANATNCKTTSNGLSVEGCYGGIPFPIPKNGNEVIWNFLLRVEAESIQMGYSNIIGNADGTRTLASRGVENWQYPYYYKDGAADKWSGQYALLRFLTSEPPFKAGESLVTHDSINAQQPREAWQYLVGQRRVRRAPTVGYDTPDFVASGANYFDEVHGFIGHPDRYDWKLVGKKELYIPYNDNKFHAEKREDAFTANHLNADKVRWELHRVWELEATVAPGKRHAVPKRRFFIDEDSWTISLVDGYDAEGKLWRVSQVLPFVVPAIPAVVVKPVVIYNLQAKTYSVVQGLNGETYSVIPRKPENFFTGTAVASGSVR; from the coding sequence ATGATAAAAATTAAACTGCTATTGCTGTCCACTCTGTCGATCTCACTGTCTGTCGGTACCGCGCTGGCAGCGGTCAGCCCTGACGAGGCGGCGAAGCTCAAGACCACGCTGACACCCATGGGGGCCGAAAAAGCCGGCAACGCCGATGGCTCCATTCCGGCCTGGACCGGCGGCTTGACCAAGGATGTCGCCGGGGCCAAGTTCGGCGACGTACCCGCCGATCCGTTCCCCGGCGAAAAACCGCTGTTGCAGATCAACGCCAAGAACGCTGCGCAGTACGCCGACAAGTTGAGTGAAGGAACCAAAGCCCTGTTGGCCAAATTCCCCGACACCTTCCACCTTGATGTCTACCCGACTCACCGCAGCGCTGCGGCGCCGGACAGCGTCTATCAAAACACCTTCGCCAATGCCACCAATTGCAAGACCACCAGCAATGGTTTGTCAGTAGAGGGGTGCTACGGCGGAATCCCGTTCCCGATTCCGAAAAACGGCAATGAGGTCATCTGGAATTTCCTGCTGCGGGTTGAAGCCGAATCCATACAGATGGGCTATTCCAACATCATCGGCAACGCCGACGGGACTCGGACGCTGGCCAGCCGGGGCGTGGAGAACTGGCAGTACCCGTACTACTACAAGGACGGTGCCGCAGATAAATGGTCCGGGCAGTATGCGCTGCTGCGGTTCTTGACCAGCGAGCCGCCGTTCAAGGCTGGGGAATCACTGGTGACCCATGACAGCATCAACGCTCAGCAGCCGCGAGAGGCCTGGCAGTATCTGGTCGGCCAACGCCGTGTGCGGCGGGCGCCTACCGTGGGTTATGACACCCCGGACTTCGTCGCTTCGGGCGCCAACTATTTCGATGAGGTGCACGGCTTCATCGGTCATCCGGATCGCTACGACTGGAAACTGGTGGGCAAGAAAGAACTGTACATCCCTTATAACGACAACAAGTTCCACGCCGAAAAACGCGAAGATGCCTTTACCGCCAACCACCTCAATGCCGACAAAGTGCGCTGGGAACTTCACCGTGTCTGGGAGCTGGAAGCCACGGTGGCGCCGGGCAAACGCCATGCCGTGCCCAAGCGCCGATTCTTCATCGACGAAGACAGCTGGACCATCTCGCTGGTGGATGGCTACGACGCCGAGGGCAAACTCTGGCGTGTCTCCCAGGTGCTGCCATTCGTGGTGCCAGCCATCCCAGCGGTGGTGGTCAAACCTGTAGTGATCTACAACCTGCAGGCCAAGACCTACAGCGTCGTCCAGGGTCTGAACGGGGAAACCTACAGCGTGATACCGCGCAAACCCGAGAACTTTTTCACCGGTACCGCGGTGGCATCCGGGTCGGTGCGCTGA
- a CDS encoding DUF1302 domain-containing protein codes for MKTANQRFCPLPVSSLACAVSATVLLGLSTQAQAFQIDTDNPDLSATWDNTIKYSNAWRVNKLDHKVAVGPGTSNSNPNLDDGDRNFDRGLISNRLDILSEFDIKYKDVGARLSAASWYDNVYSQDNDNDSPGTANSVSVDHDEFTSDTRRIHGQRTEILDAFIYGSTEIGTTSLSGRLGQFTQIYGESLFFGANGIANAQSTVDLVKLQSVPGSQFKEILMPTKQVSGNWQLNDTVSVGAYYQFEWNKTRLPAAGSYFSGADFVGEGGERVFFPTGELRHGKDKEARDSGQFGAQLKFAVEDWEFGLYAAKYHEKTPVFYFRPAALVPGADDSFINVYPEDVKVFGASFSTLVGEANIAGETSIRLDTPLAGVGGTIITGMDADNDSNPAYPIGRSWHAQVSMINVYGGSALWDGASLVGELAFNRRLSVTKNADQLDPNTTRDAFAMRFTFEPQYFQVFPGIDVQAPITLGYNPSGRSSVTPQAFGPEHGGDLTLGLKADYKKQWYASLSYTNFFGEAGPVINSANSFTYQQNMKDRDFVAFSIQRTF; via the coding sequence ATGAAAACAGCCAACCAGCGGTTCTGCCCGTTGCCGGTCTCCAGCCTTGCCTGCGCAGTCAGCGCTACGGTACTGCTGGGTCTTTCAACCCAGGCGCAAGCCTTCCAGATCGACACCGATAATCCGGACCTTTCGGCGACCTGGGATAACACCATCAAATACAGCAACGCCTGGCGCGTGAACAAGCTCGACCACAAGGTTGCGGTAGGCCCTGGGACCTCCAACAGCAATCCCAACCTGGACGACGGCGATCGAAATTTCGATCGCGGGCTGATTTCCAATCGTCTGGACATCCTTTCCGAATTCGACATCAAGTACAAAGACGTCGGTGCACGCCTCAGCGCGGCGTCCTGGTACGACAACGTCTACAGCCAGGACAATGACAACGATTCACCGGGCACCGCCAACTCGGTGAGTGTCGACCACGATGAATTCACCAGCGACACCCGCCGTATCCATGGCCAACGGACTGAAATCCTCGACGCGTTTATCTATGGTTCGACGGAAATCGGCACGACCTCGTTGTCCGGGCGGCTCGGGCAGTTCACCCAGATTTACGGTGAAAGCCTGTTCTTCGGCGCCAACGGGATTGCCAACGCCCAGTCCACCGTGGACTTGGTGAAGCTTCAATCAGTCCCCGGTTCCCAATTCAAAGAAATCCTGATGCCCACCAAGCAGGTGTCTGGCAACTGGCAACTGAACGACACCGTGAGCGTAGGGGCTTACTACCAATTCGAATGGAACAAGACCCGTCTGCCCGCCGCAGGTAGCTACTTCAGCGGGGCGGACTTTGTGGGTGAAGGCGGGGAGCGGGTGTTCTTCCCCACGGGTGAGTTGCGTCATGGCAAAGACAAGGAGGCGAGGGACTCCGGGCAGTTCGGCGCACAATTGAAATTCGCGGTGGAGGACTGGGAGTTCGGGCTCTACGCCGCGAAATATCACGAAAAAACACCGGTGTTCTACTTCCGCCCGGCCGCGCTGGTGCCGGGGGCCGACGACTCGTTTATCAACGTCTATCCCGAGGACGTGAAGGTCTTCGGTGCCAGCTTCAGTACGCTGGTGGGCGAGGCCAATATTGCCGGTGAAACATCGATCAGGCTCGATACGCCCCTGGCGGGTGTCGGCGGCACCATCATCACTGGCATGGACGCCGACAACGATTCCAACCCCGCGTATCCCATTGGTCGGTCGTGGCATGCCCAGGTATCGATGATCAATGTCTACGGCGGATCCGCGTTGTGGGACGGCGCTTCCCTGGTGGGTGAACTGGCGTTCAACCGACGGCTGAGCGTGACCAAGAACGCCGATCAACTGGACCCCAACACCACGCGCGATGCGTTCGCCATGCGCTTCACGTTTGAACCGCAATATTTCCAGGTTTTTCCTGGCATCGACGTCCAAGCGCCGATCACCCTTGGCTATAACCCGTCCGGGCGTTCTTCCGTCACGCCCCAGGCATTTGGCCCGGAACATGGCGGCGACCTGACCCTGGGTCTCAAGGCCGATTACAAGAAGCAGTGGTACGCCTCGCTGAGCTACACCAACTTCTTTGGTGAGGCCGGGCCCGTCATCAATTCAGCCAATTCGTTCACCTATCAGCAAAACATGAAAGACCGGGATTTCGTGGCGTTTTCGATCCAGCGAACCTTTTAA
- a CDS encoding GntR family transcriptional regulator produces the protein MIPSPSVPLIDVALTKMKKAIVCCELPPGEKLKVAELSKTYGLSSSPIREALNRLTQDGVVEASDNKGFRVAPISVTDFRDITRMRCLLECEALADAIQHGDDAWEADVLGAFHRLNLVEKKLGSGVLVLDDEWSTRHKAFHFALFAACPSPLLLKMIDSLFDRAERYRRFSAQQRITQRHKGNEHQKLMEAALARDTEKAVTLLRNHIQETLGRIVEAIERRQATLQ, from the coding sequence ATGATTCCCTCTCCCAGCGTTCCGCTGATTGATGTCGCGTTGACGAAGATGAAAAAAGCGATCGTCTGTTGTGAGCTGCCCCCCGGCGAAAAGCTCAAGGTCGCAGAGTTGTCCAAGACCTACGGACTCAGCAGCTCGCCGATTCGTGAAGCGCTCAATCGTCTGACCCAGGATGGCGTGGTCGAAGCCAGCGATAACAAAGGCTTCAGGGTTGCCCCCATTTCCGTCACCGATTTTCGCGACATCACGCGCATGCGTTGTCTGCTGGAATGCGAGGCGTTGGCCGATGCCATTCAGCATGGCGACGACGCCTGGGAAGCCGATGTGCTCGGGGCATTTCATCGCCTGAATCTGGTGGAGAAAAAACTCGGAAGCGGTGTGCTGGTGCTCGATGATGAATGGTCGACCCGACACAAGGCCTTTCACTTCGCCCTGTTCGCGGCGTGCCCATCACCGTTGTTGCTGAAGATGATCGACTCGTTGTTTGATCGAGCTGAACGCTACCGGCGCTTTTCCGCCCAGCAGCGGATCACCCAGCGGCATAAGGGCAACGAGCATCAGAAGTTGATGGAAGCGGCGCTGGCTCGCGATACTGAGAAAGCCGTCACCTTACTGCGCAATCACATCCAGGAAACCCTGGGCCGGATCGTCGAAGCCATAGAACGCCGACAAGCCACACTTCAATAA
- a CDS encoding bifunctional 3-(3-hydroxy-phenyl)propionate/3-hydroxycinnamic acid hydroxylase gives MDYDVIIVGMGPVGALCANLAGLWGLNALVVEKSETVYANPRAMGFDHEVMRVFGNIGLAGSIAEHVMPYRPSEYRTTGSQLIKRIDAAQPPFPLGWAPNYVFSQPPVERALREKIARFKSVTVELGSEVLSVDSAESQANVRIQAKDGTERTVTAAHVLACDGGTSPIRTRLGLKMDDLAFDEPWLVVDVILNEGAGEDLPKTNVQFCELARPCTFVVGPGRHRRWEFMINPDEQPSEISKPEMIKKLISRWLPEQDYQLWRASAYRFHALILEQWKADRVFFLGDAAHMTPPFLAQGMCQGIRDALNLVWKIALVKEGLAAPEFLETYQIERIPHVRQTTLAAKEFGGVICERDSERAANRDARLIEHMKENPGGTIRQSLIPGLSQGFIAQVSPAGELFPQPMVIDHVGKRALLDEFTGQVFRVVVAPGFDATALLRCLRSSQSLKGLPIHVVRLVNPEQSGARAADEYQEVDGLLAQWLEQRGCNVVIVRPDHYVYGGAVTVAWAMELLEGMELALWCKPPQKPTSAQGGVCDKTIRFEQA, from the coding sequence ATGGACTACGATGTCATCATTGTTGGAATGGGACCGGTGGGCGCCTTGTGCGCCAATCTGGCCGGTCTGTGGGGGCTCAATGCCCTGGTGGTGGAGAAGTCCGAAACGGTCTATGCCAACCCTCGGGCCATGGGCTTTGACCATGAAGTGATGCGAGTCTTCGGCAATATCGGCCTGGCTGGCAGCATTGCCGAACATGTCATGCCGTACCGTCCCTCGGAGTACCGTACGACCGGTTCTCAGTTGATCAAGCGCATTGACGCTGCCCAACCGCCTTTTCCGCTGGGCTGGGCGCCGAACTATGTGTTTTCCCAGCCGCCGGTGGAGCGTGCACTTCGCGAAAAAATTGCCCGTTTCAAATCGGTAACCGTTGAGCTGGGCTCTGAGGTGCTGTCGGTTGACTCCGCCGAGTCCCAGGCGAATGTGCGTATCCAGGCGAAGGACGGGACTGAGCGCACGGTCACGGCGGCCCATGTGCTGGCCTGCGATGGCGGCACCAGCCCGATCCGCACCCGCTTGGGGTTGAAGATGGACGACCTTGCGTTCGACGAGCCGTGGCTGGTGGTCGATGTGATCCTCAACGAAGGGGCGGGGGAGGACCTACCGAAGACCAACGTCCAGTTCTGCGAATTGGCCAGGCCTTGCACCTTTGTCGTCGGCCCCGGGCGACATCGTCGCTGGGAGTTCATGATCAATCCGGATGAGCAGCCGTCGGAAATCTCAAAACCTGAAATGATCAAGAAGCTGATTTCCCGCTGGTTGCCGGAGCAGGACTATCAGTTATGGCGGGCTTCGGCGTACCGATTCCATGCATTGATCTTGGAGCAGTGGAAAGCGGACCGGGTGTTCTTTCTCGGGGACGCGGCCCACATGACGCCGCCATTCCTGGCACAAGGCATGTGCCAGGGGATCCGCGATGCCTTGAACCTGGTCTGGAAAATCGCCCTGGTGAAAGAAGGGTTGGCGGCTCCGGAGTTCCTGGAAACCTATCAGATCGAGCGTATCCCTCATGTGCGCCAGACCACTTTGGCGGCCAAGGAGTTCGGCGGAGTGATCTGCGAGCGCGACAGCGAAAGAGCCGCGAACCGGGATGCACGGTTGATCGAACATATGAAGGAGAACCCGGGCGGGACCATCCGGCAATCGTTGATCCCCGGTCTGTCCCAGGGGTTTATCGCGCAAGTGTCGCCGGCCGGTGAGCTGTTTCCCCAGCCAATGGTGATCGACCATGTCGGCAAGCGGGCCCTGCTCGATGAGTTTACCGGCCAGGTGTTTCGTGTGGTCGTTGCCCCCGGCTTCGATGCCACTGCGTTGTTGAGATGTCTGCGCAGCAGCCAGTCGCTCAAAGGCTTGCCTATTCACGTCGTGCGGTTGGTCAACCCTGAACAATCAGGCGCTCGCGCTGCCGATGAGTATCAGGAAGTCGATGGGTTGTTGGCGCAATGGTTGGAACAGCGAGGGTGCAATGTGGTGATCGTGCGGCCTGATCACTACGTGTATGGCGGGGCAGTCACGGTGGCCTGGGCGATGGAGTTGCTCGAGGGCATGGAGCTTGCGCTGTGGTGCAAGCCGCCGCAGAAACCCACGTCGGCTCAAGGTGGTGTTTGCGATAAGACGATCAGGTTCGAACAGGCTTAA
- a CDS encoding VOC family protein, which produces MPALPTINFTHSGVFCSDLDRMVDFYCRVLGFIVSDKGVASTGHRLFFMTQNPELHHQVVLFDGKPVDLPFNPINQLSFLLNSLDDLKAYYQFAKKSGIEGIAQVDHGNAWSIYFKDPEGNPVEMYVDTPFYTAQPCKEPLDLELPTEVILAQTEAMCRRRPEFQTRAQWMDSIRTKIEEQRVRIV; this is translated from the coding sequence ATGCCCGCCTTACCTACTATCAATTTCACCCATTCCGGCGTGTTCTGCTCAGACTTGGATCGGATGGTCGACTTCTATTGTCGCGTCCTGGGTTTCATCGTCAGCGACAAAGGCGTGGCCTCGACAGGGCATCGTCTTTTCTTCATGACGCAGAATCCAGAGCTGCATCATCAGGTCGTGCTGTTTGACGGGAAGCCTGTTGATCTGCCGTTCAACCCGATCAATCAACTGTCGTTCCTGCTCAATTCGTTGGATGACCTGAAGGCGTACTATCAATTCGCCAAAAAAAGCGGCATTGAGGGCATCGCCCAAGTGGACCACGGGAATGCCTGGTCGATTTATTTCAAGGACCCTGAAGGCAACCCCGTCGAGATGTATGTCGATACACCGTTCTATACCGCTCAGCCGTGCAAGGAACCTCTGGATCTCGAGCTACCGACCGAGGTCATTCTGGCCCAGACCGAGGCAATGTGCAGGCGCCGTCCAGAGTTCCAGACGCGCGCACAATGGATGGACTCCATTCGCACGAAGATTGAGGAGCAGCGGGTCCGAATCGTCTGA
- a CDS encoding fumarylacetoacetate hydrolase family protein produces MKLISYRKEGKAHFGAVSGDGVVELTRRFAQVPDLASFLANRLLVQEARKIVETAQADYPFSSIQLEAVIPNPGKVICVGINYVAHAEEAGRKVGEFPVIFQRFAETLLPHGEPLVRPKVSEQFDFEAELAVVIGKGGAHIDPADAMDHVAGYTCFNDASVRDWQFHTHQYGMGKTFRKTGALGPWIIPASEISDYRTLVVRGILNGEQLQEGSLSELAFDIPHLISYVSKALPWNPGDILATGTPSGIGFKRKPPIFLKPGDVFEVVITEIGTLSNGVIDEA; encoded by the coding sequence ATGAAGCTGATTTCGTACCGCAAAGAAGGGAAGGCCCATTTTGGCGCCGTGTCAGGTGATGGGGTGGTCGAGCTGACCCGTCGTTTTGCGCAAGTTCCGGATCTTGCCTCGTTTCTGGCCAATCGATTGCTGGTACAGGAGGCACGCAAGATCGTCGAGACCGCCCAGGCCGATTATCCGTTTTCCAGTATTCAACTGGAGGCTGTCATACCTAATCCTGGCAAGGTGATCTGTGTGGGCATCAACTATGTGGCTCATGCCGAAGAGGCCGGCCGGAAGGTCGGGGAATTTCCAGTGATATTCCAGCGATTTGCCGAAACGCTATTGCCCCACGGCGAACCACTGGTCAGGCCCAAAGTTTCAGAGCAGTTCGACTTCGAAGCTGAGTTGGCCGTTGTCATTGGTAAAGGTGGCGCGCACATCGATCCGGCCGATGCAATGGACCATGTGGCGGGTTACACCTGCTTTAACGATGCCAGCGTGCGGGATTGGCAGTTCCATACGCACCAGTACGGCATGGGCAAGACATTCAGAAAAACTGGCGCACTGGGCCCCTGGATCATTCCAGCGTCGGAAATTTCCGATTACCGTACGCTGGTGGTACGGGGCATTCTTAACGGTGAGCAACTGCAGGAAGGCAGCCTCTCGGAGCTGGCTTTCGACATTCCACATTTGATCTCCTACGTGTCCAAGGCGCTGCCATGGAACCCTGGCGACATTCTGGCAACCGGTACGCCGAGCGGGATCGGCTTCAAGCGCAAACCGCCGATTTTCTTGAAGCCGGGTGATGTGTTCGAAGTGGTCATCACTGAAATCGGGACCCTATCGAACGGCGTCATTGACGAAGCCTGA